The DNA region tcttttttttttacgaaatatgaatatgaaattTGATCAATTGCTTACAAGAATGGTTTCGGTTTCTCAAAAACCATTCTCCACTTTTCCATACAACGGCACACGCCCCAGAAACAAAGAGCCTAAATTGAAATGCCAATGCAACAAaagtaatttatttttatggtcAGTGTCTCGAGGTTCCAATGAACAACAATTGCCTCGTCGTGCTGGGCCCAGGCTTATTCGGATTATTTTCCAACGGTTTCTATTTGTACACAAGGCTCTGTGACCAAAGATTCGTTGTGCGCAGCAGGGATTTTGCAGAGTGCGTTGCGTCTAACATGTGAGTGTGGTTGTGCGTGAaactatgtatgtgtgtgggagtGTGACAGCATTATTATGGTTCTCAGAACGAAATCAGAAACGAAACCTTGATCAGTGCCGACTCAGAGGCAAGCTAGAAAAAGGCTAAAAAAGGAATAGCACGTATATTGAATTTGTCACTGTATATGATAGACACAAGAGTTAGCGGGAAAAAGATGGTAACTTGCCATCACTGGTAAGCCTGTTGGTTGTCCACTTGTTTTTGGCAGgtatgcgtatgtgtgtgtgtgtgtgtgcgtgagtCCATGCAAGTATGAGTGTGTGGGTGAACCTTGAAAGAATGGCAGGAGTACCAAACAAACCAGAATCTGAAAACCAGAATCAGTTAGATTTTGGCACTGAACCTGAACTCAtcagtatacatatattttcaaGATGAGTGGAGAACgatataaaacgaaaaaagattCAAATGCTATACTCGCCTTGGAGGATTTTAGCTCGAAGACTCTTCAGGATTACGAAGTGCTGGCCGTAATGGGTAATGGCACCTTTGGCACTTGCTACAAAGTGAGAGACAAAATCACCGGACACTTGTTTGCATGGAAGGGCATGAACTATGATGAACTGGATGAGGAGAAATGCGATTCCCTAATATCGGAAATAAATGTCCTCAGCCAGCTACAGCATCCAAATATTGTACAGTATTATCATCATTTGGTCAATCGTGAAGCAAAGTCCATATACATTGTTATGGAATGTTGCGCCGGCGGCGATTTGGCTCAAGTGATTCAAAAGGCGCGCAAACAGAAGCAACGCTTCGAGGAGTCTTACATCTGGCGGGTTCTCTTCCAGTTGTGCCGGGCCCTTCAGGTGTGCCACAATAAAATAGCCAACGGTACAATACTCCATAGGGACATTAAGCCAGCAAACATATTTCTGGATGAGCGCGGTAATGCGAAATTGGGTGATTTCGGTTTAGCGCGCATGTTGGCCAGGAATCAGAATTTTGCCGCCTCCTTTGTAGGCACGCCTCATTATATGAGTCCAGAGCTGGTGAAAGGCAGGCAATATGATCGAAAAAGTGATGTTTGGTCAGTGGGTTGTTTGATATACGAGATGTGTGCTCTCCAGCCGCCATTCAGAGGACGAGTCTTTGAGCAGTTGACTAAAAAGATAACCCAAGGTGAATTTAATGGCATTCCCAAAGTGTTTAGTAGCGATCTACAGGAGATTATAAGTTTCATGCTGTCTGTGGATCATGAGGAACGTCCTGGCATCGAGGTTATCATACGCCATCCATTGGTCGTGCGCAATATCAAGGACTTGGAGGGTGACTATCCGAAATTAATTGACGCCGAGGAGGATTACCCAATGCCATCGGGTCATGGTAAACTTTTCGAGGATGCAGATTGTTCTAGCGATAGGTACAGTTTCCATGAGGAAGCTCCATATGGTCAGCGACGTTTGAGTCTTTCAAGTGTCTTCACGCCGGATTTGCGCAACGAACTCTTCTATTCGGTGAAGCGGCGTCTCAAGTTACAAAAATCTGAACCCGATCTATATGAGAGCATACGCAAGGAGTCGGAGCATTTGGAGGATATACCGCTTGTCACTTCTGTTATGCAGAAAGAGACCAAGCTGCCTAGTCCTCGACACTTGACAGAGACGATTTTCGGTGATGCCTTACAAAACCGTCTCCAGGCTATAAAAGCTCAGGAATCATTGTTGCAGCAGAAATCCCTTGAGCTGGATCAGAGGGAACAACGTCTAAAAATGTCCGAGCAACGTGTGCACTTGATGGAGCGGCAACTTCAGGAGAAATTACAACAAGCCAGTAGCGATTGTCGGCCATGTCAATGCCAAACACAATCGTTGCCCACGCTAGCTCCGCCCATTCCTCCCAGGAAACCGCCTTTATCCTTCTCCGTGAAGAACAACTCGGATGACACTTACTGTTCCATTGAACTAAACGACACTTCACCAACGGTGGCCAAACTTAATTTGGCCTCTTTACCAGCACCCAAATCCCTGAAGAGCCGTCGTGTCCACTTTCAGCCTCCGTCCACTGCTGTTCCAGTCTCAGCTCCGCAGCCTATGCAAATGAGCGTGTCCAGCAATGAATCGGGTGATACTCAAGTTTCCAAACGGAAATCTTCGATTTTATCGCTTTTCGGTCTGAGTCGAAATAATAAATCAGAGTCCAAGACGGCGGTTAATTCTATTCCTCCAGTTCCACGTGCTCCACTTGCATTGAAGCAGGAACCAGTAGATGGATCAGGATTGCCAGCCCCCATCACCAATTTGTGGTCTAAGGAACAAAAGAAGCAAGCTTTTGAACTATTGGCCGCCATGAATGCTGCCGAAAAGGAAGCCTCCAGCAATATGGTCAATGGATTGACATCGGGTGGAGCAGTTGGACCAAATGGTAGACGTCATCAGCTGCGACAATCTGTAAGAGAACGCAACACAACGTTACAAAGGAATCGCATGAGACGATCATTGGTACTGAGTGGTACCCAACAGCAAAAGCTAACCGCCAAGGAGCACATTTTGATTTGATAAAGAGGAGCATGGAGAAAGAAGGAAGTGGTCTTGGCGCTAAAGCGTTTAAACTAAAACGAGTTGTGATGTGGAATAAGGTTCCGTActgattttcttttctttttttttttttaaatgaaaaccaattttttgtatgtttaaTTACAAGtgtgtattattattttaagattttataaatatttttgtgcaatttttttagtctaataaaaaaataagcaGCAAATATGTAACggttaaaatttaaatcaagcAGATTGGAATCAACAATGTAGATATTATCTACACGAATTCTACACATATGATCGATGAAACGGTCACACAGTATATGTGGTGGTTGTGCAACAGGTTCTGGTACCTGGGTCTGGTTTTTGATTAGATTCTAAGCTAGATCATACCACGCATATCGGCTGATCATTGAAATACATTAATTAACTTACTCAATTATCTGAATTTAACACCATTTGGTCAATCGTGATGTCTGCAAATCTACTCAAGAACACAGCTGCTTTGCTAAATTTGGCCACACGCCGATCCTACAGTTCAAAGATCAATGATGTGGTAGTAGTCGCAGCGGCTCGGACACCTATTGGCAGTTTCCAGAGCCAGTTGGCTCCATTGTCGGCCACCCAGTTGGGTGCTGTTGCTATTGAGGCAGCTATCCAACGTGCAGGCATTGCCAAACAGGATGTGGATGAGGTAATTATGGGCAATGTAGTCTCCGCCGGCCTGGGTCAGGCACCGGCGCGTCAGGCAGCCATTTTTGCCGGGCTACCCACCAATGTGTGCTGCACCACAGTGAATAAGGTGTGCTCCTCGGGCATGAAATCGGTGATGCTTGGCGCCCAATCCCTTCAGCTCGGCTCTGCCCAAGTGGTGGTTGCCGGCGGCATGGAATCTATGTCCAATGTGCCCTATTACTTGAAACGTGGTGCCACACCTTACGGCGGTGTCAATCTAACCGATGGAATTGTTCTCGACGGCCTTTGGGATGTTTATAATAAATTCCATATGGGCAACTGTGCAGAAAATACAGCaaagaaaatgcaaatttcCCGTCAGGATCAGGATGCATTTGCCATTGAGTCGTATAAGCGTTCGGCCAAAGCCTGGGCCGACCAGGTTTTCAAGGATGAGATTGCCCCAGTGAAGATTCAGCAAAAACGTAAGCCAGAAGTCACCATTACCGAGGATGAGGAATATAAGCGAGTGAATTTCGATAAGTTTGGACAACTGGCCACTGTTTTTCAACGTGAAAATGGCACTGTAACCGCTGGCAATGCATCAACCTTAAATGATGGTGGAGCCGCTGTGATCCTCATGACAGCCGATGCCGCCCAAAAGGCTGGCATTAAGCCACTCGCACGAATTGTCGCTTTCCAAGATGCTGAGACCGATCCTATTGATTTCCCCATTGCTCCAGCTTTGGCTGTGCCCAAGCTTCTCCAGAAGGCAGGTGTTAGCAAGGAGGATGTTGCCCTGTGGGAGATCAACGAAGCATTCTCTCTAGTCGTTTTGGCTAATATACGTAAAATGGATGTAGATCCAGCCAAGGTAAACGTCCATGGTGGTGCTGTGTCCATCGGTCATCCTATTGGCATGTCAGGAGCTCGTCTAGTTACGCATTTGTCGCATACCCTTAAATCGGGTGAGTTTGGTTGTGCCTCCATTTGCAATGGTGGCGGCGGAGCATCATCCATTTTGTTGCAGAAGCTCTAAAAATTGAAACGGAGAAGTGCAATTGCTTTCTCAACCAGAAatgcatttattaaattttttgattttttgaaattattataattattatgaGAATATAGTGTATGTATCTTTTGTCTTTATCCATTTCGTTTTTAATCATATGTGATTTGTTATAATAAAACTACTATCAAGCATTTAAGTGCAGTATATTTGTTCAATGGAGTGGCCAAAAATCATAATTGTCTACATAAAATCCAACCAATAACGCAACCAGGACCAGCCGCGTCTCTGACTAAGAAGCTCAAGGAGGAAAACACACAGTGTGATCGCTAAACCAATGAGCAGGCAATTGAGAGCAGCCTGTAGAAAGCTAATGGACTCCTCAAAACCCTTGATCACATCCTTATTATAACGTCGATCGCCGCTGGTGAGAAAGTTCCAATTCAATTTTCGGCCAATCTTGTCAAGTATACCCCAACTGCGGAGTTTAAACAATTCGGAATCAATCATGCCAGCCAAAAAGGAGTATTGAGGAAAGTAGATACATATCATATTTTCGACGACTTTTTCTTCGAGTATTATATATTCGTTAAACTGATTCCTATGTGTATGCAGATATTCTGCAAGAAACGCGCGACTTGTAAAGGCTGCGGTACGCGGTGGTTGCGATCGAAGAGCCTCAAACACATCTACCGGCTGACCAGGAATCACTCGTGTACGACTACGTAGTATTGGCAAATTGATGGTCATTCGATAGGTGGCATGATCAGTGATGAAATCATAGCCAGCTTCCACAGTTTGAAATATTGTGATTGGCAGCGGTTTGCTCGGTGAATTGTGAACAAACTTAAAGATTGAACCCTCATAACCGGAACggaaaatgaaatgtaatATTAGTAGGCCAGCATGCACGGGTGCGGGTAAAGGGTCAAGCCAATGCTGAAATATAGCCAATCCTCCCAAAAGCAACCATGTGGCATAATCGAAGGGGAACAACATTATCTCGTAGGCACTATAGCCGGGTGGAGATTTCATAACGATAACATAACCAATCTGATTGTACGGCAAGGTGGAACTAAGATGGGTTCGACGTTCTGGTGTGCACGCAGCACAACCAAGTGTTAGATTTGCCTTTCTTTGCATCAGCATTAAATAGGCTCCCGTCATGGTGCCATTCATATAGCTGGCTCCTCCTATTAACGACTTGGGCTCATTCTCCATTAATTGAAGcgtaaagttttttttctgaGACAGAATTTTCAAAACTACGGCCTCAAAGCCATCAATATCGTGTCCTTTTCTTATCATATATGGCGGTATATCCCAGACAATGACACTTAAAGGGCATCCATAGAAATTATCCAATTTGTGTGGATACAAATCGATCATTCGCGACATCTTTGGATCTACTTTCATGGGTAAAGTGCTCGCACAATTATTCAATTGATAGGGTCTAAAGGTAAAGGCCTCGATTGATCCCATCTCCATGTTAACAAGTATTAGCAGAACATCTATATTGTATAATTGATGAAGAAAATGCGAAAACATTTCCGACATTAGTTGATTTCGTTTCTGAATATCCCTCTCACTGGTCAGCAAGACTACAAGGAAAACAGTTTTCTTGACCGTTATCGAGATACTATTTCTACAAGAAAATCGAATTGATTAATGGGCAAATAATTTTCATCATCTTAACTCTTACCTCAATTGCTCCAGATTCTCCACGAATAGCAATTCTAAATGTGATTTAAATCTTTGTCCAGGGCTTGGCAGTGTTGCCAAGACAACTGAGACCGGCCACTTTTCCGATGCTTCGAGATTGAGACACTTGTCTAGCACTTCAGTTACTAGATTTCTATTAACTTTGGAAAGATCCTTATATTTGGTGCTTATGAAAACACTGAATTGATCCTTTccacaaatatttttcaaaatttcttttaaagtCTCAGATAATTTATTAATCACATCATGATATTGATGGTCGGGCTGAGAAATTTTCTCCGAGCTGGTCAAAAGAAAGAACCAAACAAATATAAGTAAACCGATCACTGCCATAATTTTGATGTAACTGACTTTGATTTGCAATTGaacaaatatttctaaaaaaattgcatttggGAAGTTGGGAATTAAAATCGaactcaatttaaataatggaaatatttcttgatacTACCTATATATTaggttttcaaaaaaaatgattaaataCACTGTAAGCCGCTTTAGTAGTAGCGGCGGGTATGCAATTGGAAAAATTAGCCCCCTAAGGTATGCAACAGTTAAGGAATTGACTCTTTAAATACTTGTGAAGAGTTTTTGGACGGCCCTCATCAGTCCTAATAGCAATATAGTATAAATAAATGCGATGACTGTTGTCAATTGCATATTTTGGGGAACAAGTTGTTAGGAATTTTACCTGTGTGCTTTCGTccagtttagtttttgtttttagggAATTTGGACCAATATACTTGAGATATTGTAAATCTAAGgttatttttttatagtttatttcaaataactGATTTAGACTAAAAAATGGatatgaatttttcaaatactcTATGAAAAAATCGCGGAGAATCCTTGAATTGAGCGCGATTGCCACTTCTGTACCCATTCGAGCGAAGATCTAGTGGAGAATCTCAGTTTTCTTTTACTTACCCGGTCACTAAACAAATACTTAATGTTGTGATTACAGTTCCAGTTATCCGAACAAAGTAAGTAAATGTTTTATATTCACTCACTCtgattaataaaattttaacattttttttagcaAGAGGGCCATGAACATTGATGGCAAGTCAATTTTGGCCAACCTATTAAAGTAAAATCGACGATTAGCGTATTCAACGAGATTTGTATGCCTTCAAGGGCATATCAGTTAATTGTAAAGTTGTAACTGTAATGCATTAACAAATCTGTGTTCATTACTTAAACTAATTGCTGTTCACCCAAGTCCCCAGCAGACAACCCAGTACCAACCATACAGACAGAccacatatgtgtatgtacatacatacgtgcCACCTCATTTCACCCACTACTCTAGAAAGTCGCAGGTTGGTTTTGTGCGTGACAGGTTTCGGTGTCAGTATTATGCATGAGGAGCATAACCATAAATTAACACCATCAGCAGCGATATACAGGCACACAAACACCTATATTAActgagtatgtgtgtgtgtgtgtgtgtgaagagGGGGGGCAAAATAAACCAAGTTCTCTTCAAAAGGCTCCTCTCTTCTATACCTCTGGCCTACGAAAGGCAGAGCGTGTAGTTGTCATGGTTGTGTCATTAATAGTATAAACACCAGCAGGAGAATACCAAAGCCCATGCCCACAATGTCAGCGACAGGCAAACTAtaacaatatatgtataaatttacCAGGTAGGTATGTCAAGTATAAGAGGCTTACAAATATTGTACCTGAATTTGTGTGGATTAAGTTTTGAGATTGTGGAGAAATCAAATTAGAGGTTTCCTTTTGtggaaagaagaaaaacccaaGGCTTAAGGGGAAACCTGGCACTTTTGCAAACCACATCTGGCAACTCTAATAATTATAAGAGATCGATAACATCATTGGAAAAGGACAATTATCGAAGCTTCGAGCTAAGAGCtctatataaatttataacatCTAAGAGGCtctcatatgtacatatttaatatatatttttttaaagaaaatttctttttaatttttttttttgcaaaatacATTCATTTACTACTTATGGGATATTCATTACAAAAGCATAgattttacaaaaacaaattctgAAGTTTTAACCAATGTCGTGATAATATTTCTAAGGTAAAAACCGCTGTGCTTAATATTAAACCCATTGCAACTAACAAAAATATGGCATACAAATCCGTtagatttaatattttaaaactttgaatattCTTCAAATAGCTCTCATCAAGTTCCCAGCGTGCCCAAATTACCAACAAACCAACCGAACGCATCCACATAATCTCCTCGTTTATATGATCAACAAGATATGAATGCTTCGGTAGATACATGGTAAATTGTATATTAATCAATTCCTGTGGTACAAGTTCAAAATGTCCTGATGCCTTAAGGGCATTACGACGATTATGGTAAATGAAAACATCCTCAGCCGTTGCAACCGTATGACGTCGATATTCCGGATGTTCAGCCAAAAATTCTAATGGCCTTGTCTCTGAAGTTGATGCTATGACACGATGATTCATATGCTGAACTCTAGGTATTCCGCTAAGAGTCTCCTGGGCGGTTGGTGTTACCACAACTGTGTAATTCTGCCCCACTAGCTCATCAATTGTCTGGGGCAAACGATACAATTGATGGGTACGTATTAGATGATAGAGCAGACCCTGGTAAACGGTACGTATAAGCAGTGTATAGAACATCAACATGATGCAATACATACGCTTGGCACTCGATCTGGGTGTCTGTAGCAATGGCATGCCCACAAAGATAAGCTCCAAATTCAGCCAATTATCCTGATGCGATTCATGAAGTAAACGATCGAGTGCTAATTGTATAAAAAGAGCCAAGCCCAAAACACCCAATATGCCTAGCCATATTTCTAACGGATACGGATAGAGTAAAATGTCGAAAGAACCCAATTCAAAGCTAGCATCGAGCAGGCCAAAAACCTGTCGCGTCTGATGATAATTATGCGTCGATGTGGCCAATATAGTTCGCTCCACAGTCTGCCGAAAACCGCCCAAACTGAGATCAGCATCGTTGTGCAGCAGCTGAAATGATCATAGGATACCATTAAGGGGTGAAAATACAAGAAGAAGGAAATTGACTTACCATATTCATTGCCTCATCGCGGTATTTGATGTTCGGCGGCTTGCGTATCGCTATTGTAAAATTCATCTTTTTGGCTAGGCTTAAAAGTAAATTACCTTCATAACCACCGCTGACAAAGTTTTCACTTTTATTCTCTCTTTCGGTTAGCCAAATAAATGGCGGCTCATTCCAGATGGCAGCACGTAATGGACATCCATAGAGATTGATCAATTTACGTGGAAATAAATCCGGATTGATAAAACTACTACCATTATAACGATTAATAAGCTGCGGTTCAATATCATTGCAATTTTCACGACTGAATGGATAATAACTATAAATTAGAATATCACCATTCGATTTTTGCACTTGTATAttgcaattaattaattgataaTGCCAACAATATTGAAAAATTGCCATCATTTCGGTATGATGAAGATAATCACGAGCCTgtagaaatatgaaataatacTCATTGTAATTATATTCCAATGAATATTCATTCACACGTATCTCAGCGAAGGCGGCAAACGAATCGGTGAATATGACATTGAAATGTCTACGTCCTGGTATACGACGCCAGGGAACTCCTTCCTCCACATTGACAATCTGTAGCGGTGAGATGCCCCATTGGCGAAACATAATGCTCATCATTTCGTTATAGAAATTACATGTATGATTATTCCGACAACATAATGTCAGCACTAACGACGGCGTTACACTCATTATATGCTGATGCACCACATGGAGGAGAGCACGGGCAACGAACTCGTTAATGTGATTCATTTGTTCGCCGGAACGATCCTGATATGAAGTCCATAGCTGAGATATATTCATCCTGATAACCCGAGTTGAGGTCGACAATTGAATGATGGCCCCCAGTGTGTCGGTTAGGTGTTCCTAATAATTACTATTACATGGCaaagcaataacaaaaaaaacttttatgatTAATGATGAGTGTGAAGTAAGTTTAAGTACTTTTAGTTGGTTAGTTTTTTGTTGGGAGGATAACTTTCCGAATTCCTTAGACAGTTGTGCCGCTGCAGTCGTCGGAGTAAGAGTTCAATGCCTAATATTATGGCAGCTAGTAAGTACATGGCAAacataagtttatatataccCATCAATTGGCCATTGTCGATATAACGTCGCCTTTGATCCTTTTCGGTCTTACGCTCATTGGAGTCAAAGGCCACACGACGCATGGCAGCTAAAAATCCACTGGCATCAAATCGTCTTATAGCCTCATTAATCTTCTCATAGAAATACGAATGCTTTGGCATAAAGATGCTCAGTTGCTGGACATTAACATATTGATTCAATATCACATAGTCATCCATTCGATTGCTATCACGTAAATGTAAACGTGTGACTTCCTGGCTAGTTATGGCAAAAACTTTACCCTTCCTTTGATCATGTTTACAATGATTCAGTTCATCTAGCACTTTCTGATCATAGACGGTGGCCATGCCAAGAAAACTTTCATATCGTTCAGCCACATGTGGCATCTCTTGAAGTGTTTGCAGGGTCATCGATGTGCATAGAGCTTGAAAATTATCATCCAATAGTTGTTCAAATGAACTAGGCACCGATCCAAACAATTGCAAGCGTATCAAATGGAATAATAACGATTGATAGCATATCCTAAGCGGTATACTTGCATATATCCAATGGGCGTAGATGGCTCTATGGGCCCATTGGCGGGGTAAACGTGCCAACGAACCGCCCAATAGTATTTCCAATACCTCATGACTTCTTGACCTCCAGCGGCATAGATAAATCAAGATGTGTATTATGAGAGACCAGAGCAATATTAACCACACCGACCAATCGAAGGGAAATGTAAGTATTGCCAACGATCCGAAACGATAGTTATCCAAATCCACTGTGGCCACCAAAGGTGTGTAGTAATGGGTGAGGGGTGTGGTCAATAGACGTACACGTCGTGCCGTCTTACGAAAATAACCCACACTAAAATTGGTCCAACGATTAATCACCTATGGACCGGGGGAGAGATCGAATTGGTTTAGATATTTACACTTTTAAGTAAACAACACAACTAACTTACCATTTCAATGGGACCCTCATTGCTGCCATTTGCTA from Drosophila willistoni isolate 14030-0811.24 chromosome XL unlocalized genomic scaffold, UCI_dwil_1.1 Seg141, whole genome shotgun sequence includes:
- the LOC6649156 gene encoding serine/threonine-protein kinase Nek2 translates to MSGERYKTKKDSNAILALEDFSSKTLQDYEVLAVMGNGTFGTCYKVRDKITGHLFAWKGMNYDELDEEKCDSLISEINVLSQLQHPNIVQYYHHLVNREAKSIYIVMECCAGGDLAQVIQKARKQKQRFEESYIWRVLFQLCRALQVCHNKIANGTILHRDIKPANIFLDERGNAKLGDFGLARMLARNQNFAASFVGTPHYMSPELVKGRQYDRKSDVWSVGCLIYEMCALQPPFRGRVFEQLTKKITQGEFNGIPKVFSSDLQEIISFMLSVDHEERPGIEVIIRHPLVVRNIKDLEGDYPKLIDAEEDYPMPSGHGKLFEDADCSSDRYSFHEEAPYGQRRLSLSSVFTPDLRNELFYSVKRRLKLQKSEPDLYESIRKESEHLEDIPLVTSVMQKETKLPSPRHLTETIFGDALQNRLQAIKAQESLLQQKSLELDQREQRLKMSEQRVHLMERQLQEKLQQASSDCRPCQCQTQSLPTLAPPIPPRKPPLSFSVKNNSDDTYCSIELNDTSPTVAKLNLASLPAPKSLKSRRVHFQPPSTAVPVSAPQPMQMSVSSNESGDTQVSKRKSSILSLFGLSRNNKSESKTAVNSIPPVPRAPLALKQEPVDGSGLPAPITNLWSKEQKKQAFELLAAMNAAEKEASSNMVNGLTSGGAVGPNGRRHQLRQSVRERNTTLQRNRMRRSLVLSGTQQQKLTAKEHILI
- the LOC6649159 gene encoding uncharacterized protein LOC6649159: MNTTSSSSCNLTLYENYLTRSRIDMQAEDANLYVAKAMRFIIENVFAQLSATLAVTISSSTYNTSMWFEYMLENLVGSWRGATVQLQRFQLDHLERVPGRKYCNFLLVDSYEGLRATNIAADNAIYDDHEYYFIFLQTRDRFIPIELQLIMDHCLANYWLNCNVMIQTAQVDIVVYTYYPYTEDHCQKAVPVQINRFDGERMINEPMFPDKLRQLHGCPLTLLTWNVPPFVYLNFNHDSHQLMASGFEIQLMEHLADWMNFSIVIKNLTLENNVSSYKLANGSNEGPIEMVINRWTNFSVGYFRKTARRVRLLTTPLTHYYTPLVATVDLDNYRFGSLAILTFPFDWSVWLILLWSLIIHILIYLCRWRSRSHEVLEILLGGSLARLPRQWAHRAIYAHWIYASIPLRICYQSLLFHLIRLQLFGSVPSSFEQLLDDNFQALCTSMTLQTLQEMPHVAERYESFLGMATVYDQKVLDELNHCKHDQRKGKVFAITSQEVTRLHLRDSNRMDDYVILNQYVNVQQLSIFMPKHSYFYEKINEAIRRFDASGFLAAMRRVAFDSNERKTEKDQRRRYIDNGQLMGIYKLMFAMYLLAAIILGIELLLRRLQRHNCLRNSESYPPNKKLTN
- the LOC26529566 gene encoding uncharacterized protein LOC26529566 — translated: MAVIGLLIFVWFFLLTSSEKISQPDHQYHDVINKLSETLKEILKNICGKDQFSVFISTKYKDLSKVNRNLVTEVLDKCLNLEASEKWPVSVVLATLPSPGQRFKSHLELLFVENLEQLRNSISITVKKTVFLVVLLTSERDIQKRNQLMSEMFSHFLHQLYNIDVLLILVNMEMGSIEAFTFRPYQLNNCASTLPMKVDPKMSRMIDLYPHKLDNFYGCPLSVIVWDIPPYMIRKGHDIDGFEAVVLKILSQKKNFTLQLMENEPKSLIGGASYMNGTMTGAYLMLMQRKANLTLGCAACTPERRTHLSSTLPYNQIGYVIVMKSPPGYSAYEIMLFPFDYATWLLLGGLAIFQHWLDPLPAPVHAGLLILHFIFRSGYEGSIFKFVHNSPSKPLPITIFQTVEAGYDFITDHATYRMTINLPILRSRTRVIPGQPVDVFEALRSQPPRTAAFTSRAFLAEYLHTHRNQFNEYIILEEKVVENMICIYFPQYSFLAGMIDSELFKLRSWGILDKIGRKLNWNFLTSGDRRYNKDVIKGFEESISFLQAALNCLLIGLAITLCVFLLELLSQRRGWSWLRYWLDFM
- the LOC6649157 gene encoding acetyl-CoA acetyltransferase B, mitochondrial, coding for MSANLLKNTAALLNLATRRSYSSKINDVVVVAAARTPIGSFQSQLAPLSATQLGAVAIEAAIQRAGIAKQDVDEVIMGNVVSAGLGQAPARQAAIFAGLPTNVCCTTVNKVCSSGMKSVMLGAQSLQLGSAQVVVAGGMESMSNVPYYLKRGATPYGGVNLTDGIVLDGLWDVYNKFHMGNCAENTAKKMQISRQDQDAFAIESYKRSAKAWADQVFKDEIAPVKIQQKRKPEVTITEDEEYKRVNFDKFGQLATVFQRENGTVTAGNASTLNDGGAAVILMTADAAQKAGIKPLARIVAFQDAETDPIDFPIAPALAVPKLLQKAGVSKEDVALWEINEAFSLVVLANIRKMDVDPAKVNVHGGAVSIGHPIGMSGARLVTHLSHTLKSGEFGCASICNGGGGASSILLQKL
- the LOC6649158 gene encoding uncharacterized protein LOC6649158, with protein sequence MNISQLWTSYQDRSGEQMNHINEFVARALLHVVHQHIMSVTPSLVLTLCCRNNHTCNFYNEMMSIMFRQWGISPLQIVNVEEGVPWRRIPGRRHFNVIFTDSFAAFAEIRVNEYSLEYNYNEYYFIFLQARDYLHHTEMMAIFQYCWHYQLINCNIQVQKSNGDILIYSYYPFSRENCNDIEPQLINRYNGSSFINPDLFPRKLINLYGCPLRAAIWNEPPFIWLTERENKSENFVSGGYEGNLLLSLAKKMNFTIAIRKPPNIKYRDEAMNMLLHNDADLSLGGFRQTVERTILATSTHNYHQTRQVFGLLDASFELGSFDILLYPYPLEIWLGILGVLGLALFIQLALDRLLHESHQDNWLNLELIFVGMPLLQTPRSSAKRMYCIMLMFYTLLIRTVYQGLLYHLIRTHQLYRLPQTIDELVGQNYTVVVTPTAQETLSGIPRVQHMNHRVIASTSETRPLEFLAEHPEYRRHTVATAEDVFIYHNRRNALKASGHFELVPQELINIQFTMYLPKHSYLVDHINEEIMWMRSVGLLVIWARWELDESYLKNIQSFKILNLTDLYAIFLLVAMGLILSTAVFTLEILSRHWLKLQNLFL